TAATAGGCATGGTTACGGGCGGAGTATTTGTCGGGGTTCTCATATGTATGGGGCTTGGGGAATTGTATATGACGTCTCCTCGTACCGCCTCAGTTTTTAAGATCATCAGCATTATGTATATCCTCTACCTTGCGTGGAAGGTAATGATGATGAATGTAAAGCCACCTGAAGAGGTAAGGCCGTTTACTGTATACGACGGGTTGATGCTGCATCCATTAAATCCAAAAAATTGGGCTATGAATATTTCCGCATTCAGTCAGTTTGCAGATCCCACCGCACCTAGGCTTTTCGAAATTAGCATTTTTGTTCTGACATTTGGTTGCGGGGCTTTACTTTTCCACAGTCTTTGGGGGTATGCAGGTTCGTCTTTATTACGACTGTTGCGTACTCGCACTCTTAGATTGTGCATCAATTCCTCCATGGTTGTATTGATGGTCGGGGCTACTTTGTATGCCTTGTATAAGTAGAATCTAGGATGGCACCGATGTGTTATGGTTTTCGTTTCTTAAATATTAGGATATGGAATTTTTAGGGATGACTGTAAAAGCATTCAAAAAGTGCGATTTAAGGTTTAAATATATAATTTTGCATGAGGATTACAACTATGGGTAAAAAAATCGGTTGGATTGGAACAGGCGTAATGGGAAGCTCTATGTGTATGCATCTTATAAAAGCTGGACATGAAGCCTTTGTTTATAACCGCACAAAAGCT
The sequence above is a segment of the Maridesulfovibrio frigidus DSM 17176 genome. Coding sequences within it:
- a CDS encoding LysE family translocator, producing the protein MQENYWAFLLFVIVMTGTPGPGNLAMLALGQSVGFKKSIPFLIGMVTGGVFVGVLICMGLGELYMTSPRTASVFKIISIMYILYLAWKVMMMNVKPPEEVRPFTVYDGLMLHPLNPKNWAMNISAFSQFADPTAPRLFEISIFVLTFGCGALLFHSLWGYAGSSLLRLLRTRTLRLCINSSMVVLMVGATLYALYK